One segment of Mycolicibacterium neworleansense DNA contains the following:
- a CDS encoding GNAT family N-acetyltransferase → MEAHLHQSLVDFEPAVRSVYRLDPVLFTLELTTVHTTPWPAERILLSVGNGKGVEGAAVQTRDSVLLVNGLPPRTAMAAAEAIAAFPAGLSGVRGTPATATAFMQAWRAVTGVQASESSRDVLYRLGRLTGPYDVAGEWRLAGTGDVETVVRWLNEFFIEAFGEPSNVDASRAMLTSIVDSGDHIVLWTIDGEPASMARVRAAVVGVSRIGPVYTPPGRRGRGYAAAVTAAAARFARDEGASEVVLFADTANPVSNRVYRRIGFEAIADDVRYTLAQP, encoded by the coding sequence GATCCAGTGCTGTTCACCTTGGAACTGACTACGGTGCACACGACGCCCTGGCCCGCCGAGCGAATCCTGTTGTCGGTCGGCAATGGAAAGGGTGTCGAGGGCGCGGCGGTGCAGACTCGCGACTCGGTGCTGTTGGTGAATGGCCTGCCGCCCAGGACAGCAATGGCGGCGGCCGAGGCCATTGCCGCATTCCCGGCGGGCCTGTCGGGGGTGCGCGGAACACCGGCGACGGCAACGGCTTTCATGCAGGCATGGCGCGCGGTCACCGGTGTGCAGGCGAGTGAGTCATCACGCGACGTGCTCTACCGGCTGGGGCGCCTGACCGGCCCCTACGATGTCGCCGGTGAATGGCGACTTGCCGGAACCGGGGATGTGGAGACCGTCGTGCGATGGCTGAACGAGTTCTTCATCGAAGCGTTCGGCGAGCCATCGAACGTCGACGCGAGTCGGGCAATGCTCACCTCGATCGTCGACTCCGGTGACCACATCGTGCTGTGGACGATTGACGGCGAACCGGCCAGCATGGCGCGGGTGCGCGCCGCGGTCGTTGGCGTCTCTCGGATCGGCCCGGTCTATACCCCGCCTGGGCGCCGCGGCCGCGGATATGCGGCCGCGGTCACCGCCGCCGCCGCGCGATTCGCGCGCGACGAGGGCGCGAGCGAGGTGGTGTTGTTCGCCGATACCGCCAATCCGGTGTCCAACCGGGTGTACCGGCGTATCGGTTTCGAGGCCATCGCCGACGACGTGCGGTACACGTTGGCCCAACCCTGA
- a CDS encoding NAD(P)/FAD-dependent oxidoreductase — MTQRYDLVIAGGGPSGSAAAWQAAQTGAKVLVLDKAEFPRDKPCGDGLTARAVSYLQKMGLADEVAKFHRINKVIVYSPSEWELSFPRRPGMPDHGHTVSRTELDTLLLKHAESAGAEVRQGAEVAGPEFDANGRVVGVVLKSGEKVFGDAVIAADGAYSPIKRALKIDSEYNGYSAIAIRSEMHANRPDSDSFEIYLKLLFQGDQLPGYGWIFPMGGGRFNIGLGYVNSYKNWQSINATQFLGDFLRTLPREWELPPIEELKKNKSVRAWRLPMGFTAWPPWRPGVLFVGDSLGAGKPVSGAGISKALESGLTAGECAIAALTNGGPDDFTNYEQRMQATWGREYRRGRFFHKLAGIPGVAGAGLKALDNHTFRDMLLKSLYKKAQSPQHT, encoded by the coding sequence ATGACGCAGCGATACGACCTGGTCATAGCAGGTGGCGGCCCTTCGGGCTCGGCCGCGGCGTGGCAGGCCGCCCAGACCGGCGCCAAGGTGTTGGTCCTGGACAAGGCGGAGTTCCCCCGCGACAAGCCATGTGGTGACGGGCTGACCGCCCGCGCGGTGAGCTACCTGCAGAAGATGGGCTTGGCCGACGAAGTGGCCAAGTTCCACCGGATCAACAAGGTGATCGTGTACAGCCCCAGCGAGTGGGAGCTGTCTTTCCCGCGTCGTCCCGGGATGCCCGACCACGGCCACACCGTGAGTCGTACCGAGCTGGACACGCTGCTGCTCAAACATGCTGAGTCCGCCGGCGCCGAGGTGCGCCAGGGCGCCGAGGTCGCCGGGCCTGAGTTCGACGCCAATGGCCGCGTGGTCGGGGTGGTGCTCAAGAGCGGTGAGAAGGTGTTCGGCGACGCCGTCATCGCCGCCGACGGGGCCTACTCGCCCATCAAGCGCGCGCTGAAGATCGACTCCGAGTACAACGGCTACTCGGCCATCGCGATCCGATCCGAGATGCACGCCAACCGGCCTGACAGCGATTCCTTCGAGATCTACCTCAAGCTGCTGTTCCAGGGCGATCAGCTGCCCGGCTACGGCTGGATCTTCCCGATGGGTGGCGGCCGGTTCAACATCGGCTTGGGCTACGTCAACAGCTACAAGAACTGGCAGTCCATCAATGCCACGCAGTTCCTCGGCGACTTCCTGCGGACCCTCCCGCGCGAATGGGAGCTGCCGCCGATCGAGGAGCTGAAGAAGAACAAGAGCGTACGGGCCTGGCGATTGCCGATGGGCTTCACGGCCTGGCCGCCATGGCGTCCAGGCGTGCTGTTCGTCGGTGACTCGCTGGGTGCGGGTAAGCCGGTCTCTGGTGCGGGCATCTCGAAGGCGCTCGAATCCGGTTTGACCGCAGGCGAATGCGCCATCGCCGCGCTCACCAACGGCGGGCCCGACGACTTCACCAACTACGAGCAGCGGATGCAGGCGACGTGGGGCCGCGAGTACCGCCGCGGCCGCTTCTTCCACAAGCTTGCCGGCATCCCCGGCGTCGCGGGTGCGGGCTTGAAGGCACTGGACAACCACACGTTCCGTGACATGTTGCTCAAGTCTCTGTACAAGAAGGCGCAGAGTCCGCAGCACACGTAG